The following proteins come from a genomic window of Helicobacter canadensis MIT 98-5491:
- a CDS encoding 16S rRNA (uracil(1498)-N(3))-methyltransferase, with the protein MQFIIHKDAGNESLILDGEAYHHLFHSRRTKKTESLQLRNLRDYYCYTYSIADLSKKYATLRLESKLETPSQNPSKGHLIWAMIDPKIIEKTLPFLNELNIYKISFFYAQYSQKNFKLNLERIQKILENSCMQCGRITLLEIEMLENLQEVLEKYPNTGVLDFGGKALESSLEIPILVGAEGGFSPQERELLKSNPKYTAIHSNILRSETATIYAMSKIL; encoded by the coding sequence ATGCAATTTATTATCCACAAAGATGCCGGCAATGAATCCTTGATATTAGATGGGGAGGCTTATCATCATCTCTTTCACTCAAGACGCACTAAAAAAACAGAATCATTGCAACTACGAAATCTTAGGGATTATTATTGCTACACTTACAGCATTGCTGATCTGAGCAAAAAATATGCCACCCTAAGGCTAGAATCTAAGCTTGAAACACCGTCTCAAAATCCATCCAAAGGACATCTAATCTGGGCAATGATTGATCCCAAAATTATCGAAAAAACACTGCCTTTTCTTAATGAACTTAATATTTATAAAATTAGCTTTTTTTATGCACAATATTCACAAAAAAATTTCAAGTTAAACTTAGAGCGGATTCAAAAGATTCTAGAAAATTCTTGTATGCAATGCGGTCGAATCACACTCTTAGAAATTGAAATGCTAGAAAACCTACAAGAAGTTTTAGAAAAATATCCTAATACTGGGGTTTTGGACTTTGGCGGAAAGGCACTAGAGAGTAGCCTAGAAATTCCCATTTTGGTTGGTGCTGAAGGTGGCTTTAGCCCACAAGAAAGAGAGCTTCTAAAGAGTAATCCCAAATACACCGCTATCCACTCCAACATTCTACGCAGCGAAACCGCCACCATTTATGCAATGTCAAAGATTCTTTGA
- a CDS encoding beta-ketoacyl-ACP synthase III, which yields MEKKIYASLNSIGAYVPNKIVTNDDLSKIVDTSDEWIQKRTGIKERRFADSTEATSDLATKAAQLAIKRAKLTPNEIDMVIVATISPDFLCMPSTACVVANNLGIINKPAFDISAACSGFIYLLYLAKSFIESRACKNILIIGAEKLSSIIDMEDRSTCVLFGDGAGAAVIGSSEDPSQAILDVRVASNGGYQEFLMTPGCGSRNPANAKMLEDRLQFIKMKGNETFKIAVKTLTNDVIEIMKNNHLTKDDIDFFIPHQANLRIISAVGESLGFPIEKVAQSVQKYGNTSAASIPMAMNDYYEAGALKKGSRLLLDAFGGGLTWGSAILSFNGE from the coding sequence ATGGAGAAAAAAATCTATGCAAGTTTAAACTCCATTGGAGCTTATGTGCCAAATAAAATTGTAACAAATGATGATCTTTCAAAAATCGTTGATACAAGCGATGAATGGATACAAAAAAGAACAGGTATCAAAGAGCGAAGGTTTGCTGATTCTACTGAAGCGACAAGCGATTTAGCAACTAAAGCAGCACAACTTGCTATAAAAAGGGCAAAGCTTACTCCTAATGAAATTGATATGGTGATTGTAGCAACTATCTCTCCAGATTTTCTTTGTATGCCTTCAACGGCTTGTGTGGTGGCTAATAATCTTGGGATTATTAATAAACCTGCTTTTGATATTTCAGCGGCGTGTAGTGGTTTTATTTATCTTTTGTATCTTGCAAAATCATTTATTGAATCTAGGGCTTGTAAAAATATCCTTATTATTGGTGCAGAGAAGTTATCAAGCATTATTGATATGGAAGATAGAAGCACTTGTGTGCTTTTTGGAGATGGTGCGGGAGCTGCTGTGATTGGAAGTAGTGAAGATCCAAGCCAAGCTATTTTAGATGTGAGAGTGGCTTCTAATGGTGGCTATCAGGAGTTTTTGATGACGCCTGGTTGTGGGAGCAGGAATCCGGCGAATGCTAAAATGCTTGAAGATCGGTTGCAGTTTATCAAAATGAAAGGCAATGAAACCTTTAAAATAGCCGTGAAAACACTCACTAATGATGTGATTGAAATTATGAAAAATAATCATCTAACAAAAGATGATATTGATTTTTTCATTCCTCATCAAGCTAATTTACGGATTATTTCAGCAGTGGGAGAGAGTTTGGGATTTCCGATTGAAAAAGTAGCTCAAAGTGTGCAAAAATATGGCAACACTTCGGCTGCTTCGATTCCTATGGCAATGAATGATTATTATGAAGCAGGGGCATTAAAGAAAGGTTCTAGGTTGCTCCTTGATGCCTTTGGTGGTGGATTAACTTGGGGATCAGCGATTCTTAGTTTTAATGGCGAATAA
- a CDS encoding methyl-accepting chemotaxis protein: MTNSNKKTSLFLYQFIGLSVFVLIFMLLLLFFIFNNYVSEEKNSQIADSLKKLESYDLRIDSVFKNQFNFINYDSSVRDSNSFAKELEFLKSQGIEISKIQEIFNAKQNQLDRFKRANSIAFNSKTFLYVLHQEIAKLTENNPAYSQVLKLTNVILAKLATENILESENLKNLNSIIKQLESFSNLNEQNIQLFIKHYKMMLAQASLMQQNSTIYQEQALQKEIALVNAMVKERLKKESQNRLYIACGVFGATLLLVLFFIFLTLKKVIIPISLLEKLTKNLASKEANLKSRLVIDQKSELSQSANYINTFISVVEKSILEAMENAKSSLHNSQKLQENAAVLQQNSDAQNEQIIDLRKIGEALDSHIQQNSVLAENTIEDMNKMQSVMLKAEGTLKELAELITQSNEQESIIIENMDNLSKSADSITGITESIKEIADQTNLLSLNAAIEAARAGEHGRGFAVVADEVRKLAEKTTKSLLEINATVSLITQQIQENIEGMDVVHRSMSKTNEVAQELQGEVVDTMERLRMGVESTQNMAEKNIEAKDKMAILDKKLGAVSDISQHIKTLSSEVNAISISVLDGSSKLSSRLSSFQ; encoded by the coding sequence ATGACAAACTCCAATAAAAAAACCTCTCTTTTTCTTTATCAATTCATCGGATTATCTGTATTTGTCCTTATTTTTATGCTACTTTTGTTGTTTTTTATTTTTAATAACTATGTAAGTGAAGAGAAAAACTCTCAAATTGCAGATTCTCTTAAGAAGCTAGAAAGCTATGATTTAAGAATTGATTCGGTTTTCAAAAATCAATTTAACTTTATTAATTATGATTCAAGTGTTAGAGATTCCAATAGTTTTGCCAAAGAATTAGAGTTTTTGAAGTCTCAAGGGATTGAAATTAGTAAAATACAAGAGATTTTTAACGCTAAGCAAAATCAGCTTGATAGATTTAAGCGAGCTAATTCGATTGCTTTTAATTCCAAAACTTTTTTGTATGTGCTTCATCAAGAAATTGCTAAGCTTACAGAAAATAATCCTGCTTATTCTCAAGTCCTTAAGCTTACTAATGTCATCCTAGCAAAACTTGCAACAGAAAATATTTTAGAAAGTGAGAATCTTAAGAATCTAAATAGCATCATTAAGCAATTAGAGAGCTTTTCAAACCTTAATGAGCAAAATATTCAACTTTTTATTAAACATTACAAAATGATGTTAGCTCAAGCTTCTTTAATGCAGCAAAATTCTACAATCTATCAAGAACAAGCCTTGCAAAAAGAGATTGCTTTGGTGAATGCAATGGTAAAAGAGCGTCTTAAAAAAGAAAGCCAAAATAGACTTTATATTGCTTGTGGTGTGTTTGGTGCAACTTTGTTGTTAGTTTTATTCTTTATTTTCTTAACGCTTAAAAAAGTGATTATCCCTATTTCGCTTTTAGAAAAATTAACTAAGAATCTTGCTTCCAAAGAAGCCAATTTGAAATCTCGTTTGGTAATCGATCAAAAAAGTGAGCTCTCTCAAAGTGCTAATTATATCAATACCTTTATTTCTGTGGTTGAAAAATCGATTTTAGAGGCAATGGAAAATGCCAAATCAAGTCTTCATAATTCTCAAAAACTACAAGAAAACGCGGCGGTTTTGCAGCAAAATTCTGATGCTCAAAATGAACAAATTATAGATTTAAGAAAGATAGGAGAGGCTTTAGATAGTCATATCCAACAAAATAGTGTTTTGGCTGAAAACACAATTGAAGATATGAATAAAATGCAAAGTGTAATGCTAAAGGCTGAAGGGACATTGAAGGAATTGGCAGAATTAATTACCCAAAGTAATGAACAAGAAAGCATTATTATAGAAAATATGGACAATCTCTCAAAGAGTGCTGATAGCATTACAGGGATTACAGAGAGTATTAAAGAAATTGCAGATCAAACCAATCTTCTCTCGCTAAATGCAGCGATTGAAGCAGCTAGAGCAGGGGAACACGGAAGAGGTTTTGCAGTTGTCGCTGATGAGGTAAGAAAACTCGCAGAAAAGACAACTAAATCGCTATTAGAGATTAATGCTACTGTTTCTTTGATCACACAACAGATTCAAGAAAATATTGAAGGAATGGATGTGGTGCATCGCTCAATGAGTAAAACCAATGAAGTAGCACAAGAGTTGCAAGGCGAAGTGGTTGATACAATGGAGCGTTTAAGAATGGGTGTTGAATCAACGCAAAATATGGCAGAAAAAAATATTGAAGCAAAAGATAAAATGGCAATTTTGGATAAAAAATTAGGAGCAGTTAGCGATATTTCGCAACACATTAAAACCCTTTCAAGTGAGGTGAATGCCATTTCTATTAGCGTTCTTGATGGATCTAGCAAGCTTTCAAGTCGGTTAAGTAGCTTTCAGTAA
- a CDS encoding type II secretion system protein yields the protein MESKSKKAFTMLELVFILVILGILAAIAIPKISASRDDAKLVALKSDISTLKSSFPAYFLSQGQGTFSDAITLSESNWNLGDYTISTKLESSRGGSCISAELLSDSNGTQANTPNQVRFLKISTTETPDTNGDTCQKLLYQINLTSANPLTIPLLSNSIVF from the coding sequence ATGGAATCAAAAAGCAAAAAAGCCTTCACAATGCTTGAGCTAGTATTTATTCTAGTTATTTTAGGTATTTTAGCCGCCATTGCTATTCCAAAAATCTCTGCTAGTCGCGATGATGCCAAACTTGTCGCACTAAAAAGCGATATAAGCACCCTAAAAAGCTCTTTTCCTGCCTATTTTCTCTCACAAGGACAAGGCACTTTTAGCGATGCTATCACTTTGAGCGAATCCAATTGGAATCTAGGAGATTATACGATTTCTACAAAACTTGAATCATCTAGAGGAGGATCTTGCATCAGTGCAGAATTACTCAGCGATTCAAATGGCACACAAGCTAACACACCTAATCAAGTGCGTTTTTTGAAAATCTCTACCACTGAAACTCCAGATACAAATGGAGACACTTGCCAAAAACTGCTCTATCAAATCAATCTTACTTCAGCAAACCCACTTACAATACCGCTTCTAAGCAATTCTATTGTATTTTAA
- a CDS encoding prepilin-type N-terminal cleavage/methylation domain-containing protein has protein sequence MYFNKPFSNHKAFTLLEVLLVLLLLGILLSFGIPKFFNYQQSACDKKLQIQVLNFKIALRNHIKAQNNSAQNLDLSKLYKNLDMQPSRCYFKIQNNGFIGINSDKSVSFVLKNGILECENTKSSTLHNGESYCDIF, from the coding sequence TTGTATTTTAATAAACCTTTTTCAAATCACAAAGCTTTCACACTTTTAGAAGTTTTGTTAGTTTTACTTTTGCTTGGGATCTTGCTTAGCTTTGGAATCCCAAAGTTTTTTAATTATCAGCAAAGTGCCTGTGATAAAAAACTGCAAATTCAAGTTCTTAATTTCAAAATTGCACTAAGAAATCATATCAAAGCCCAAAACAATTCCGCCCAAAACCTTGACTTATCCAAACTTTATAAAAACTTAGATATGCAACCTAGTCGTTGCTATTTCAAAATACAAAACAATGGTTTTATCGGAATTAACTCTGATAAATCTGTGTCTTTTGTGCTTAAAAATGGAATCTTAGAGTGCGAAAACACTAAAAGCTCCACTTTGCACAATGGAGAATCATATTGTGATATTTTCTAG
- a CDS encoding acyl carrier protein, whose product MDNLVEDGIIDSMEIMSLMQEIETHYGVFIDFDYITPENLRNFQSISAMIESIKNQ is encoded by the coding sequence ATGGATAATTTAGTTGAGGATGGCATCATAGATAGTATGGAGATTATGAGTCTTATGCAGGAAATAGAAACTCATTATGGCGTATTTATTGATTTTGATTATATTACTCCAGAAAATTTGAGAAATTTTCAAAGTATTAGTGCAATGATAGAAAGTATTAAAAATCAATAA
- a CDS encoding cytochrome-c peroxidase — protein sequence MRAIWLFLLIFVSLQAVEFAEVGVEPIPDSIPFDEQKARLGKKLYLDANLSKDKTISCNSCHPLENYGVDNLRLSLGVGGATNGATNSPTSFNSVFNFVQFWDGRAKDLQEQAAGPLLNPVEHGMTEDAVVAAVKDNPEYVKSFGELYEEGITFLTITDAIAEFEKTLLTPNSPFDKWLKGDENAITPAAKRGFEAFKSNGCISCHQGQNVGGNMYQKIGIFEPYNGSGPNGNLGRYNVTQDENDKLVFKVPSLRNIAKTAPYFHDGSVETLEVAVQLMAFYQLGKFLDNEVVMDIVSFLESLTGEYNDKLQ from the coding sequence ATGCGGGCTATTTGGTTATTTTTGCTCATTTTTGTCAGTCTCCAAGCGGTCGAATTTGCGGAAGTTGGTGTTGAGCCTATCCCTGATTCTATACCTTTTGATGAACAAAAAGCGAGACTTGGTAAAAAATTGTATTTAGATGCAAATCTTTCAAAAGACAAAACAATTTCTTGTAATTCTTGTCATCCTTTAGAAAATTATGGTGTTGATAATTTGCGTTTGTCTTTAGGAGTTGGTGGTGCTACTAATGGAGCGACAAATTCTCCTACAAGTTTTAATTCTGTTTTTAATTTTGTGCAGTTTTGGGATGGTAGGGCTAAGGATTTACAAGAACAAGCAGCAGGTCCTTTGCTTAATCCAGTGGAACACGGAATGACAGAAGATGCAGTAGTTGCTGCTGTTAAAGACAATCCAGAGTATGTGAAGAGTTTTGGAGAATTGTACGAAGAGGGGATTACATTTTTGACAATCACTGATGCTATTGCTGAATTTGAGAAAACTCTACTGACGCCTAATTCGCCTTTTGATAAATGGTTAAAGGGAGATGAAAATGCTATCACTCCAGCTGCCAAGAGAGGTTTTGAAGCTTTTAAAAGCAATGGTTGTATTTCATGTCATCAAGGACAAAATGTGGGTGGCAATATGTATCAAAAAATCGGAATCTTTGAGCCTTATAATGGTAGCGGACCTAATGGCAATTTAGGGCGTTATAATGTAACCCAAGATGAAAATGATAAATTAGTCTTTAAAGTGCCTTCTTTACGAAATATTGCCAAAACCGCCCCTTATTTTCATGATGGAAGTGTAGAAACATTGGAAGTTGCCGTGCAGTTAATGGCATTTTACCAACTTGGAAAATTTTTAGATAATGAAGTGGTAATGGACATTGTTTCATTTTTAGAAAGCCTTACAGGAGAATATAATGACAAACTCCAATAA
- a CDS encoding formyltransferase family protein has product MKFPFSKLIVIGRGNVARECLRIAEQFFETKGELLFLFGNSAEKSNLDLLFKNVKNSLIISANNFYIFKEECVKNNTIINYHNALLPKHRGSNAHIWAIWEGDKKTGVTWHQVDCGVDTGAIIVQKEIEIGEMMAMELLQKQHLLAIETLEECLMKLLENKVMQQKEEETKYHFASKLPNDGFLDLLWEYNKIIRFMRSMDCGFARAKVKLSDDILRILKFNFNDDRIELILEKHIVILILKKEKK; this is encoded by the coding sequence ATGAAATTTCCATTTAGCAAACTCATAGTTATAGGAAGAGGTAATGTTGCTAGAGAGTGTTTAAGGATTGCAGAGCAGTTTTTTGAGACAAAAGGGGAATTATTGTTTTTGTTTGGGAATAGTGCTGAAAAAAGCAATTTAGATCTGTTGTTTAAGAATGTGAAAAACTCTCTTATTATTAGTGCTAATAATTTTTATATTTTCAAAGAAGAATGTGTTAAGAATAATACTATAATTAATTATCATAATGCACTATTGCCAAAACATAGGGGTAGCAATGCTCATATTTGGGCTATATGGGAAGGTGATAAAAAAACAGGAGTTACTTGGCATCAAGTCGATTGTGGCGTAGATACTGGGGCTATCATAGTTCAAAAAGAGATAGAGATAGGTGAAATGATGGCTATGGAGCTTTTGCAGAAGCAGCATCTGTTGGCGATTGAAACTCTAGAGGAATGTTTAATGAAATTACTAGAGAATAAAGTTATGCAACAAAAAGAGGAAGAAACCAAATATCATTTTGCTTCAAAACTTCCAAATGATGGTTTTTTAGACCTGCTATGGGAATATAATAAAATTATTAGATTTATGCGTTCTATGGATTGTGGTTTTGCAAGGGCAAAAGTAAAATTATCGGATGATATTTTAAGAATCTTAAAATTTAATTTTAATGATGATAGAATAGAACTAATTTTAGAAAAACATATTGTAATTTTAATTTTAAAAAAGGAGAAAAAATGA
- a CDS encoding TSUP family transporter, which produces MEFEISTLILLFFAAFLAGFIDSIAGGGGMITLPALLLSGASPLESLATNKLQSSFGSFSATRHFYKKGYLNLKKCLPFAILVFIFSSLGTISVQFINIDFLSKFLPFLIMIFGFYFLFSPKISEDQRATHFHKAYLFLALAGIGFYDGFFGPGTGSFLMLALIALGGLGITNALAEAKLYNFSTNLASLIFFAIGGNMLFGIGLVMAVGQFIGANLGSRAAIKYGIKIIKPLIVIVSFSMAAKLLYDQF; this is translated from the coding sequence ATGGAATTTGAAATAAGCACTCTTATATTGCTCTTTTTTGCGGCATTTTTAGCAGGTTTTATTGATTCAATTGCTGGAGGGGGAGGAATGATTACTCTACCTGCACTTCTACTCTCTGGAGCTTCACCCTTAGAATCGCTTGCAACCAATAAACTTCAAAGCTCATTTGGAAGTTTCTCTGCGACAAGACATTTTTATAAAAAGGGCTATTTAAACTTAAAAAAATGCCTTCCCTTTGCCATTTTAGTCTTTATTTTTTCAAGTCTAGGAACTATCTCTGTGCAGTTTATTAACATCGATTTTCTCTCCAAATTCTTGCCTTTTTTGATTATGATTTTTGGCTTTTACTTTCTCTTTTCGCCAAAAATTAGCGAAGATCAAAGAGCCACACATTTTCACAAAGCCTATCTTTTTTTAGCTCTTGCAGGAATAGGATTTTATGATGGATTTTTTGGTCCAGGCACGGGATCGTTTTTAATGTTAGCCCTTATCGCCCTAGGAGGACTTGGGATTACTAATGCCCTAGCTGAAGCAAAACTCTATAATTTCTCAACCAACCTTGCCTCTTTAATCTTTTTTGCCATTGGCGGAAATATGCTCTTTGGAATCGGGCTTGTTATGGCAGTGGGGCAGTTTATCGGAGCGAATCTTGGCTCAAGGGCAGCCATCAAATATGGAATCAAAATCATCAAGCCCCTTATTGTTATTGTATCTTTTTCTATGGCAGCTAAGCTACTTTATGACCAATTCTAA
- a CDS encoding DNA-deoxyinosine glycosylase — protein MTNSKAFYHPFKPIIFQDSKVLILGSFPSITSRQESFYYAHKQNRFWKILENLFDFPLQNKPKEDKVAFLRIHHIALFDIAKICHIRNSSDSTLKMLQPNPIHQLILNTQIQAIFTNGQKASQLYCQFFCLPHSCHFIPLPHIALPSSSPTNAKYTLPLLLKEWSKILPYLTN, from the coding sequence ATGACCAATTCTAAAGCCTTTTATCACCCTTTTAAGCCAATTATTTTCCAAGATTCTAAGGTTTTGATTCTTGGATCTTTTCCTTCTATCACCTCTAGGCAAGAATCTTTTTATTACGCACACAAACAAAATCGTTTTTGGAAAATCCTAGAAAACTTATTTGATTTTCCCCTTCAAAATAAACCCAAAGAAGACAAAGTGGCTTTTCTCAGAATCCACCATATTGCACTCTTTGATATTGCAAAAATCTGCCATATCCGAAACTCTAGCGATAGCACCTTAAAAATGCTCCAGCCAAACCCCATTCATCAACTCATTTTAAATACACAAATACAAGCCATTTTTACCAATGGGCAAAAGGCTTCTCAACTCTATTGCCAATTTTTCTGCCTCCCCCATTCTTGCCATTTTATCCCGCTCCCACACATTGCCTTGCCCTCAAGTAGCCCCACTAATGCAAAATACACCCTCCCCTTACTCCTAAAAGAATGGAGCAAGATTCTCCCCTATCTTACAAACTAA
- a CDS encoding coiled-coil domain-containing protein, producing the protein MSENLNVVCIGNCDLYPTRGFVGGLRESGAKVVSYSESWNAIHSVLYHIERVENQDTFHNSDLIVLGIGGQSNNRDWIPLYKILYKKLWKFNKKIVVCIWLHSYLNELEKFHHVQCETYGFNLIDTVRYCKEKGIFDFYAGYYDFRHPFYSFMSGISKRIIREYEKLQYPKQLSNVIDDADFKIVSFVEFVNEDAIKKVHTYTHYESIYVLQNGQEVKIPSKYEGYTLIGIHTFNGAVYNFVQGKLFTTFILKNKSKKALVHTIRYNYVTPINSKYFIIDNETFLERMFDETIEKSQSIFNKCAAEDANLGLIALLLIKDNKCLENHEIDYDENFKLSSKYDFSYLLDFLIECKKFIEDYNKRQDPIKLGPLQTQLQEKDQIIQTKNQELTSKTKELTQTKNQLDSAKIQLNSTKKELDFTKQQLDSKTKELISLPIKKQTLEIKNLEQDNLLKQIQIQEAKQDLINKQLHTKQLEKELGYKSNVLKELELKNQELIQTKNQLDSTKKELELKNKQLESANKILSSNPNTSHFIQNTSNFKGKLSYLNTLTTAKSRIHNHLSYKLGQAMIENSKSLLGYIRMPYVLSYIKDKHKQEQQQYQEAIKKNPNLKLPNLESYPDYKESLKEKECFTYKLGEAFIKADKTWYKGGYVKLWFEVRRLKEERK; encoded by the coding sequence ATGTCTGAAAATCTTAATGTTGTTTGTATAGGAAATTGTGATTTATATCCTACTCGTGGTTTTGTTGGAGGATTAAGGGAAAGTGGAGCAAAGGTTGTATCTTATTCAGAATCTTGGAATGCTATCCATTCTGTTTTATATCATATAGAAAGAGTAGAAAATCAAGATACATTTCATAATTCAGATTTAATAGTTTTGGGAATTGGCGGTCAAAGTAATAATAGAGATTGGATTCCTTTATATAAAATTTTATACAAAAAATTATGGAAGTTTAATAAAAAGATTGTTGTATGTATTTGGCTCCATTCATATCTTAATGAGCTTGAAAAATTTCATCATGTGCAATGTGAAACATATGGTTTTAATTTGATTGATACGGTAAGATATTGCAAAGAAAAAGGAATTTTTGATTTTTACGCAGGTTATTATGATTTTCGGCATCCTTTTTATTCTTTTATGAGTGGAATATCTAAAAGGATTATTAGGGAATATGAAAAATTGCAATACCCAAAACAACTGAGCAATGTAATTGATGATGCTGATTTTAAGATTGTTTCTTTTGTGGAGTTTGTAAATGAGGATGCGATTAAAAAAGTGCACACTTATACTCATTATGAAAGTATTTATGTATTGCAAAATGGGCAAGAAGTAAAAATACCCTCTAAATATGAAGGTTATACATTGATTGGTATTCATACATTTAATGGAGCTGTATATAATTTTGTTCAAGGAAAACTTTTTACAACCTTTATTTTAAAAAATAAAAGCAAAAAAGCTTTAGTACATACAATAAGATATAATTATGTTACCCCAATTAACTCAAAATACTTTATTATTGATAATGAAACTTTTTTAGAGCGGATGTTTGATGAAACAATAGAGAAATCACAATCTATTTTTAATAAATGTGCTGCAGAAGATGCAAATTTGGGCTTGATTGCACTTTTGCTAATTAAGGATAATAAATGTTTAGAAAATCATGAAATTGACTATGATGAGAATTTTAAACTATCAAGCAAATATGATTTTTCTTACTTGTTAGATTTTTTAATTGAATGTAAAAAATTTATAGAGGATTATAATAAAAGACAAGATCCGATTAAACTTGGCCCCCTCCAAACCCAACTTCAAGAAAAAGATCAAATCATCCAAACTAAGAATCAAGAGCTAACTTCTAAAACCAAAGAACTCACCCAAACTAAGAATCAATTAGATTCCGCTAAAATTCAACTCAATTCTACTAAAAAAGAATTAGATTTCACTAAACAGCAATTAGATTCTAAAACCAAAGAACTCATCTCTCTCCCTATTAAAAAACAAACTTTAGAAATAAAGAATTTAGAGCAAGATAATCTATTAAAACAAATACAAATTCAAGAAGCTAAACAAGACTTAATCAATAAACAATTACACACCAAACAACTTGAAAAAGAGTTAGGATATAAATCTAATGTTTTAAAAGAATTAGAATTAAAGAATCAAGAATTAATTCAAACTAAGAATCAATTAGATTCTACTAAAAAAGAATTAGAGTTAAAAAATAAACAATTAGAATCTGCAAATAAGATTCTATCTTCTAATCCAAATACTTCTCATTTTATTCAAAATACTTCTAACTTTAAAGGAAAACTATCTTATCTTAATACTCTCACTACTGCCAAATCTAGAATCCACAATCATCTATCATATAAACTAGGACAAGCTATGATAGAAAATTCTAAATCTTTATTAGGCTATATTAGAATGCCTTATGTTTTATCTTATATCAAAGATAAACACAAACAAGAGCAACAACAATACCAAGAAGCTATTAAAAAGAATCCTAATCTTAAACTCCCTAATTTAGAATCTTATCCTGATTACAAAGAATCCTTAAAAGAAAAAGAATGTTTTACTTATAAACTAGGAGAAGCTTTTATAAAAGCTGATAAAACCTGGTATAAGGGTGGGTATGTTAAGTTGTGGTTTGAGGTGAGGAGGTTGAAGGAGGAGAGAAAGTAG